A genomic segment from Melanotaenia boesemani isolate fMelBoe1 chromosome 9, fMelBoe1.pri, whole genome shotgun sequence encodes:
- the c9h19orf54 gene encoding UPF0692 protein C19orf54 homolog isoform X2 — translation MSLECPLSPLPPPPPPPPAPCQPPPPLSAPKKKLYQTIASNRSPVEGNHTEPRLLLSHRESCFRKDLQWILMNSYVPSLIQDGPQCGLVALWMAAHLRQPQLSINMDAVVQTAMSKGYTAQGEMFSAYNMTLLAEDVCGCKAELLSGGLSGSNGAAMITHLWGGQPVLVPYDEDCNHEPCQRGGHRAHWAVASGVLLGLDQGIVSSAHTQADPTLPWLDLATDSCPCPVGSSAVREVYILAKQGKSLRYQLWSLDLVAESNEQLRTMDPQRANDGTQYVVPEGGVEAGLAGQVVLLHTRRGSRK, via the exons ATGTCACTGGAGTGTCCCCTCTcacctctgcctccacctcctccacccccaCCCGCGCCTTGTCAACCACCTCCTCCATTATCAGCGCCAAAGAAGAAACTGTACCAGACTATAGCCAGCAACAGGAGTCCCGTAGAGGGGAATCACACAGAGCCTCGCCTACTGCTCAGTCACAGGGAGAGTTG TTTTAGGAAAGATTTGCAATGGATACTGATGAATTCATATGTGCCTTCTCTCATCCAGGACGGTCCACA GTGTGGTCTGGTGGCTTTGTGGATGGCAGCTCACCTCCGACAGCCACAGCTGAGTATTAATATGGATGCCGTTGTTCAGACGGCAATGAGCAAGGGATACACTGCTCAGGGAGAAATGTTTTCAG CATACAACATGACCCTGTTGGCAGAAGATGTTTGTGGCTGTAAGGCTGAACTTCTGTCAGGAGGTCTGAGTGGTAGTAATGGTGCAGCCATGATCACTCACCTGTGGGGAGGACAGCCTGTTCTCGTTCC GTATGATGAGGACTGTAACCATGAACCATGCCAGCGTGGTGGTCATAGGGCACACTGGGCTGTTGCTTCAG GTGTTCTCCTCGGTTTGGACCAGGGCATTGTAAGCAGCGCTCACACTCAGGCTGATCCCACCCTGCCATGGCTTGATCTTGCCACCGACAGCTGTCCTTGTCCTGTCGGCAGCTCAGCAGTCAGAGAGGTTTACATCCTGGCTAAGCAGGGTAAAAGCCTACGCTACCAGCTGTGGAGTCTGGATCTTGTCGCTGAGAGCAATGAGCAACTGAGGACGATGGATCCTCAGAGAGCCAACGATGGGACTCAGTATGTGGTTCCTGAAGGAGGGGTGGAGGCTGGGCTGGCTGGACAGGTGGTGTTGCTCCACACAAGAAGAGGCAGTAGAAAGTGA
- the itpkcb gene encoding inositol-trisphosphate 3-kinase Cb, whose amino-acid sequence MGQTRSDLSHSTATPGRAKWKADEKANRLRISTFRSEKKQRNEQLNRNPMKNKVLSCLGRRKRDSSQSEADLGCGNAAADPARRRGHRVGKLPRDEVVSAVGEHRAAPGCFETPSGPGENVEAFKLSLNREASPGPSDASGLETRSAEVTSAGSEEQRPVREDNASYPPTRAMEEQPLGGSSQDPIVSEFRVFTDTNLSLAPLPTSDPDTERTLSSLPPGQHLDDAPLTKKDHVEAKMTKTDCSKLSCPSKAVNDQNKCFPTKTESLNDSDQTHQGPPGGQSFPGTIPKLIITRDPSPICPQETTDLLTVRKELPSGSCLEAHPDDESPCSDSGCGGSPALMRSLRKLSNSSSIGLSSASSFEESEDDYTGSDIESSLSPARSLCSPDDGTGNKSWQKLKTMVHWSPFVVSFKKRYPWVQLAGHAGNFQAGEYGRLLKRYCECEQQCLQKLMKDSLRPYVPGYYGVVQRDEQDYNLMDDLLAEFDSPSIMDCKMGSRTYLEEELIKARERPRLRKDMFDKMVAVDPGAPTEQERAQQGVLKPRYMQWRETLSSTATLGFRIEGIKKADGTCNTNFKKTKYREQVMQALDDFVDGNTQILKLYLQRLEELRSVLEQSNFFTTHEVVGSSLLFVHDTSGKAKVWMIDFGKTVPLPDSRTLDHRTPWAEGNREDGYLWGLDNLIDIFSSMLPQTP is encoded by the exons ATGGGCCAAACGCGCTCTGATCTATCTCACAGCACTGCCACCCCTGGCAGAGCGAAATGGAAAGCAGACGAGAAAGCTAATCGACTTCGTATCAGCACATTTAGAAGCGAAAAGAAGCAGCGGAATGAGCAGTTGAACAGGAATCCgatgaaaaataaagtgttatCGTGTTTGGGAAGGAGAAAGCGAGACTCCAGCCAATCTGAAGCGGATTTAGGTTGCGGAAACGCAGCCGCGGATCCAGCAAGGCGCCGCGGCCACAGAGTGGGAAAGTTGCCCAGGGACGAGGTTGTGTCGGCAGTAGGAGAGCATCGAGCAGCACCGGGTTGTTTTGAGACTCCATCAGGCCCAGGTGAAAATGTCGAAGCTTTCAAGCTCTCCCTGAACCGAGAGGCATCGCCTGGCCCGTCCGATGCGTCGGGCTTGGAAACGCGGAGCGCTGAAGTTACAAGTGCGGGCAGCGAGGAGCAGAGACCCGTGCGAGAGGACAATGCCTCGTATCCCCCAACGAGGGCCATGGAAGAGCAGCCACTGGGGGGAAGCAGCCAGGATCCCATTGTGTCTGAGTTCAGGGTGTTTACTGACACTAATCTGAGTTTAGCTCCGCTTCCCACCTCTGATCCGGACACTGAAAGGACTTTGTCCAGCTTGCCCCCGGGTCAACATTTGGATGATGCACCATTGACAAAGAAGGATCACGTTGAagctaaaatgacaaaaactgaCTGTAGCAAGCTTTCATGTCCATCCAAAGCCGTCAATGACCAGAATAAATGCTTTCCGACTAAAACTGAGAGCCTAAATGACTCTGATCAGACCCACCAGGGTCCCCCAGGAGGCCAGAGTTTTCCAGGAACCATACCGAAACTAATCATAACAAGAGACCCCAGTCCTATCTGCCCCCAAGAGACGACGGACCTGCTGACGGTCCGAAAGGAGCTCCCCTCTGGCTCATGTCTGGAAGCTCATCCCGATGACGAGTCTCCCTGCTCGGACAGCGGCTGTGGAGGGTCCCCAGCTTTGATGCGCTCCCTGAGGAAGCTGTCCAACTCATCTTCAATAGGCCTTTCCTCAGCCTCGTCCTTCGAGGAGTCTGAGGACGACTACACCGGCAGCGACATCGAGTCCAGTCTGTCTCCGGCCCGGTCTCTGTGCAGTCCGGATGACGGCACGGGG aatAAATCCTGGCAGAAGCTGAAGACCATGGTTCACTGGTCCCCATTTGTCGTGTCCTTCAAGAAGCGTTACCCATGGGTGCAGCTGGCCGGCCATGCAG GTAACTTCCAGGCTGGAGAATATGGACGCCTCCTGAAGCGATATTGTGAGTGTGAGCAGCAGTGCCTGCAAAAGTTAATGAAGGACAGTCTGCGTCCCTATGTGCCTGGATATTATGGCGTGGTGCAGAGAGACGAACAGGACTATAACCTTATGGATGACTTGCTGGCTGAATTTGACTCTCCTTCCATTATGGACTGCAAGATGGGTAGCCG gacaTACTTGGAGGAAGAGCTGATAAAAGCCAGAGAGCGCCCACGTCTGCGGAAGGACATGTTTGACAAGATGGTTGCAGTGGACCCCGGAGCCCCTACAGAGCAGGAGCGGGCTCAGCAAGGCGTCCTAAAACCCCGGTACATGCAGTGGAGGGAGACTCTCAGCTCCACCGCTACCCTGGGCTTTCGCATTGAAGGCATAAAG aaagCTGATGGAACTTGTAACACCAACTTTAAGAAGACTAAGTACAGAGAGCAAGTGATGCAGGCTTTGGACGACTTTGTTGATGGCAACACTCAGATTCTG AAACTCTACCTGCAGCGGTTGGAGGAACTTCGCTCAGTCCTTGAGCAGTCAAACTTTTTCACAACACACGAG GTCGTAGGCAGCTCTCTTCTGTTTGTGCATGACACCTCTGGAAAGGCTAAAGTGTGGATGATTGACTTCGGGAAGACAGTTCCCCTGCCAGACTCTCGGACCCTGGACCACAGGACTCCATGGGCTGAGGGCAACAGGGAGGATGGCTACTTGTGGGGACTGGACAACCTCATAGACATATTCAGCAGTATGCTCCCTCAAACACCTTGA
- the snrpa gene encoding U1 small nuclear ribonucleoprotein A, giving the protein MATTEVRLNHTIYINNLNEKIKKDELKKSLYAIFSQFGQILDILVARNIKMKGQAFVIFKEVNSASNALRSMQGFPFYDKPMRIQYAKTDSDIIAKMKGTYVERDRKKEKRKPKGAEGGGTKKGVPGAAAAMVAGVPGSIPGMPTMSQAPRMMHIPGQPPYMPPPGMMPPPGMAPGQIPPGAIPPGQMMPGQMPQQIAENPPNHILFLTNLPEETNELMLSMLFNQFPGFKEVRLVPGRHDIAFVEFENEVQAGAARDALQGFKITQTNAMKISFAKK; this is encoded by the exons ATGGCCACTACAGAGGTGCGACTCAATCACACAATCTACATCAACAACTTGAATGAAAAGATCAAGAAAGATG AGCTGAAAAAGTCCCTCTACGCTATCTTTTCACAATTTGGACAAATTTTGGACATCTTGGTCGCACGAAACATCAAAATGAAGGGTCAGGCTTTTGTTATCTTCAAAGAGGTTAACAGTGCTTCCAATGCACTGAGATCCATGCAAGGATTCCCCTTCTATGACAAACCCATG CGTATACAATATGCTAAAACAGACTCGGACATCATAGCTAAGATGAAGGGGACCTATGTGGAGCGTGAccgcaaaaaagaaaaaaggaagccCAAAGGAGCTGAAGGAGGAGGAACTAAAAAAGGTGTaccaggagctgctgcagcaatGGTGGCTGGGGTACCTGGATCCATACCA GGAATGCCTACTATGAGCCAGGCTCCTCGCATGATGCATATTCCAGGTCAGCCACCTTACATGCCTCCTCCAGGGATGATGCCTCCTCCAGGTATGGCACCTGGCCAGATACCACCAGGTGCCATACCTCCTGGTCAGATGATGCCTGGACAAATGCCTCAGCAG ATTGCAGAAAACCCACCAAATCACATCCTTTTCCTCACAAACCTGCCAGAGGAGACGAACGAACTCATGCTCTCCATGCTCTTCAACCA GTTCCCTGGCTTCAAAGAGGTGCGACTGGTCCCTGGCCGGCACGACATCGCTTTTGTGGAGTTTGAGAATGAGGTGCAGGCAGGTGCAGCGCGAGATGCTCTACAGGGCTTCAAGATCACGCAAACAAATGCCATGAAGATCTCATTTGCTAAGAAATAA
- the c9h19orf54 gene encoding UPF0692 protein C19orf54 homolog isoform X1, protein MSLECPLSPLPPPPPPPPAPCQPPPPLSAPKKKLYQTIASNRSPVEGNHTEPRLLLSHRESCFRKDLQWILMNSYVPSLIQDGPQCGLVALWMAAHLRQPQLSINMDAVVQTAMSKGYTAQGEMFSAYNMTLLAEDVCGCKAELLSGGLSGSNGAAMITHLWGGQPVLVPYPAYTKGNYKGVHRYDEDCNHEPCQRGGHRAHWAVASGVLLGLDQGIVSSAHTQADPTLPWLDLATDSCPCPVGSSAVREVYILAKQGKSLRYQLWSLDLVAESNEQLRTMDPQRANDGTQYVVPEGGVEAGLAGQVVLLHTRRGSRK, encoded by the exons ATGTCACTGGAGTGTCCCCTCTcacctctgcctccacctcctccacccccaCCCGCGCCTTGTCAACCACCTCCTCCATTATCAGCGCCAAAGAAGAAACTGTACCAGACTATAGCCAGCAACAGGAGTCCCGTAGAGGGGAATCACACAGAGCCTCGCCTACTGCTCAGTCACAGGGAGAGTTG TTTTAGGAAAGATTTGCAATGGATACTGATGAATTCATATGTGCCTTCTCTCATCCAGGACGGTCCACA GTGTGGTCTGGTGGCTTTGTGGATGGCAGCTCACCTCCGACAGCCACAGCTGAGTATTAATATGGATGCCGTTGTTCAGACGGCAATGAGCAAGGGATACACTGCTCAGGGAGAAATGTTTTCAG CATACAACATGACCCTGTTGGCAGAAGATGTTTGTGGCTGTAAGGCTGAACTTCTGTCAGGAGGTCTGAGTGGTAGTAATGGTGCAGCCATGATCACTCACCTGTGGGGAGGACAGCCTGTTCTCGTTCCGTATCCTGCATACACAAAAGGCAACTATAAAGG TGTGCACAGGTATGATGAGGACTGTAACCATGAACCATGCCAGCGTGGTGGTCATAGGGCACACTGGGCTGTTGCTTCAG GTGTTCTCCTCGGTTTGGACCAGGGCATTGTAAGCAGCGCTCACACTCAGGCTGATCCCACCCTGCCATGGCTTGATCTTGCCACCGACAGCTGTCCTTGTCCTGTCGGCAGCTCAGCAGTCAGAGAGGTTTACATCCTGGCTAAGCAGGGTAAAAGCCTACGCTACCAGCTGTGGAGTCTGGATCTTGTCGCTGAGAGCAATGAGCAACTGAGGACGATGGATCCTCAGAGAGCCAACGATGGGACTCAGTATGTGGTTCCTGAAGGAGGGGTGGAGGCTGGGCTGGCTGGACAGGTGGTGTTGCTCCACACAAGAAGAGGCAGTAGAAAGTGA